From a single Arthrobacter sp. SLBN-112 genomic region:
- a CDS encoding amidohydrolase family protein — MSRQPQLVIANATVVNSHGRQEAHIVVQDGRIARLVDAAQPVPAADNTIDATGKLVIPGGVDGHCHVAQVTGRFRTLDDYRTTSTAALWGGTTTIIDFGIPRDAQETPLAAALHKKELATQSRCDVALHGSVVSWDETVPWQLEQLAAEGIRSVKMYTTNRGSTMADGDTILKVMREMVRLDGLTYIHAEHDPIIADCTGQHAQDGRIGIEHLHRTRPELAEEISVKETLAMAEYTGAPVYFVHQSTPGAVDLVSQARDRGLEAYSETCPHYVTLDDSVYGSRFPEWFACCPPMRSAETVAALKERLVSGAIHTMSSDHSCYDLSQKRERTDDVRAMPHGLPGVETRMPVTFTAMTSAGATVEQFVEAFAAAPARINAVPAKGRIAEGFDADLVVFDPAEERTVDGSALHMGTDFSPFDGKALRGWPAVVVSNGRVVLDADGFHDPGSVGRFIDRNGFREHRSGAPEASQLTAAL, encoded by the coding sequence ATGTCCCGCCAGCCTCAACTTGTCATTGCCAACGCCACCGTGGTGAACAGCCACGGCCGCCAGGAAGCGCACATCGTGGTGCAGGACGGCCGGATCGCCCGGCTCGTCGACGCCGCCCAGCCCGTCCCCGCGGCGGACAACACCATCGACGCCACGGGCAAACTCGTGATCCCCGGCGGCGTGGACGGACACTGCCACGTGGCCCAGGTGACCGGGCGCTTCCGCACCCTGGACGACTACCGGACCACCTCCACCGCAGCGCTGTGGGGCGGGACCACCACCATCATCGATTTCGGCATTCCCCGCGACGCCCAGGAAACCCCGCTCGCCGCCGCCCTGCACAAAAAGGAACTCGCCACGCAATCCCGCTGCGATGTTGCCCTCCACGGTTCCGTGGTCAGCTGGGACGAAACAGTCCCGTGGCAGCTTGAGCAGCTGGCAGCGGAAGGCATCAGATCGGTGAAGATGTACACCACCAACCGGGGCAGCACCATGGCCGACGGCGACACCATCCTGAAGGTCATGCGGGAAATGGTGCGGCTGGACGGGCTGACATACATCCATGCCGAGCACGATCCGATCATTGCCGACTGCACGGGGCAGCACGCCCAGGATGGCCGGATCGGCATCGAACACCTGCACCGGACCCGGCCGGAGCTGGCCGAGGAGATCTCGGTCAAGGAAACCCTGGCCATGGCCGAATACACCGGCGCCCCGGTCTACTTCGTCCACCAGTCCACGCCCGGGGCGGTTGACCTGGTGAGCCAGGCACGCGACCGCGGGCTGGAGGCGTACTCCGAGACCTGCCCGCATTACGTGACGCTGGACGACTCTGTCTACGGCTCGAGATTCCCCGAGTGGTTCGCCTGCTGCCCGCCCATGCGCAGCGCGGAAACGGTGGCCGCCCTCAAGGAGCGGCTGGTGTCCGGAGCCATCCACACCATGTCCTCCGACCACTCCTGCTACGACCTGTCCCAGAAGCGCGAGCGCACCGATGACGTGCGCGCCATGCCGCACGGCCTGCCCGGCGTAGAGACGCGGATGCCGGTCACGTTCACCGCCATGACATCCGCCGGGGCAACCGTGGAGCAGTTCGTGGAGGCCTTCGCCGCCGCGCCTGCACGCATCAACGCCGTACCTGCCAAGGGCCGCATCGCTGAGGGGTTCGACGCCGACCTGGTGGTTTTCGACCCCGCCGAGGAACGCACGGTGGACGGCTCAGCCCTGCACATGGGAACGGACTTCTCACCCTTCGACGGGAAGGCACTCAGGGGCTGGCCCGCCGTCGTTGTTTCCAACGGTCGGGTGGTCCTGGACGCGGACGGCTTCCATGACCCCGGGTCGGTGGGCCGCTTCATCGACCGCAACGGCTTCCGCGAGCACCGGTCCGGCGCCCCCGAAGCCTCCCAGCTCACTGCCGCCCTCTAG
- a CDS encoding maleate cis-trans isomerase family protein, which yields MPATTRPRRIGMIVPSSNTCLEPQTYRILGSRTDVTVHFTRIPVTRIALDDSSDRQFDPAVMQEAAGLLATADVDVIAWNGTSGSWLGSAHDQELAGGITAATGIPATTSTLAYLEAFRSFGTERIGLFTPYTEDVNHRVIASYEREGIKTVDHRALGLSDNESFARVTHDEMRPGSLELAAMAPDALVYLCTNLYGANITAEIEEATGVPVLDSVAVTLWHALKLAGAPLLEPRWGRLLA from the coding sequence ATGCCCGCAACCACACGCCCACGCAGGATCGGCATGATTGTGCCGTCCTCCAACACCTGCCTGGAGCCCCAGACCTACCGCATCCTGGGCAGCCGCACCGACGTCACCGTGCACTTCACCCGGATCCCGGTCACCCGCATCGCCCTGGACGATTCCTCCGACCGCCAGTTCGACCCCGCAGTCATGCAGGAGGCAGCAGGGCTGCTGGCGACGGCGGATGTGGACGTGATTGCCTGGAACGGCACGTCCGGCTCATGGCTGGGGTCAGCCCACGACCAGGAACTGGCCGGCGGAATCACGGCGGCCACCGGCATCCCCGCCACCACCTCCACCCTTGCCTACCTCGAGGCCTTCCGGAGCTTCGGCACGGAGCGGATCGGCTTGTTCACCCCGTACACGGAGGACGTGAACCACCGGGTCATCGCGTCCTACGAGCGCGAAGGCATCAAGACCGTGGACCACCGGGCGCTGGGCCTCAGCGACAACGAGTCCTTCGCCCGGGTCACCCACGACGAAATGCGTCCGGGCTCTCTGGAGCTCGCCGCCATGGCCCCCGATGCCCTGGTATACCTGTGCACCAACCTTTACGGAGCCAACATCACTGCAGAGATCGAGGAAGCCACCGGGGTCCCCGTGCTGGACTCGGTGGCCGTCACGCTCTGGCACGCCCTGAAACTGGCGGGCGCGCCGCTGCTGGAACCTCGTTGGGGCCGGCTGCTGGCGTAA
- a CDS encoding diacylglycerol/lipid kinase family protein, which produces MTENHSPSPKRAAVVINPAKTVDIDVRELMAKHCQENGWGETLWFETTEEDPGVGQAKEALAQGADLIIAAGGDGTVRCVAEVLAGSDIPMGLLPLGTGNLLARNLGIDVTDYDGALSGALVGTERKIDVVRARRSDPDEEQLFLVMAGVGYDATIMADTNQELKHKVGWLAYVDAGIRNLQGKPIKATVVIDGKDVVHRGVRSVMVGNCGKVQGGLEIFPDAKVDDGLLDVAVLAPHHGKLGWFSVLAGIIGKGRGKDTAVEYFQGKTVEITLEHKDDYQLDGDHEGQGKHVLMTMEPGALTLRM; this is translated from the coding sequence ATGACTGAGAACCATTCCCCTTCACCCAAACGTGCCGCCGTCGTCATCAACCCCGCAAAGACGGTGGACATCGACGTGCGGGAGCTCATGGCCAAGCACTGCCAGGAAAATGGCTGGGGCGAAACCCTCTGGTTCGAGACCACGGAGGAGGATCCCGGCGTCGGGCAGGCGAAGGAAGCCCTGGCGCAGGGGGCGGACCTTATCATCGCCGCCGGCGGCGACGGCACAGTGCGCTGCGTCGCCGAAGTCCTGGCCGGGAGCGACATCCCGATGGGCCTGCTGCCGCTGGGAACGGGAAACCTGCTGGCCCGCAACCTGGGCATCGACGTGACCGACTATGACGGCGCCCTGTCCGGAGCCCTCGTGGGCACCGAACGGAAGATCGACGTGGTCCGGGCCCGCCGCAGCGATCCTGACGAGGAACAGCTGTTCCTGGTCATGGCCGGCGTGGGCTACGACGCCACGATCATGGCTGACACCAACCAGGAACTGAAGCACAAGGTGGGCTGGCTCGCCTATGTGGACGCGGGCATCCGCAACCTGCAAGGCAAACCCATCAAGGCCACCGTGGTCATCGATGGCAAGGACGTGGTACACCGCGGTGTCCGCAGCGTCATGGTGGGCAACTGCGGTAAGGTCCAGGGCGGCCTGGAGATCTTCCCGGACGCCAAGGTGGACGACGGCCTGCTGGACGTCGCGGTCCTGGCGCCGCACCACGGCAAGCTGGGCTGGTTCTCCGTACTGGCCGGCATCATCGGCAAGGGCCGAGGCAAGGACACCGCCGTGGAGTACTTCCAGGGCAAGACCGTTGAGATCACGCTGGAGCACAAGGACGACTACCAGCTGGACGGGGACCACGAGGGCCAGGGCAAGCACGTGCTCATGACCATGGAGCCCGGTGCCCTGACCCTGCGGATGTAG
- a CDS encoding NAD(P)(+) transhydrogenase (Re/Si-specific) subunit beta, giving the protein MSLLDPVWTSLLYLAAAVCFILALRGLSSPRTARRGNLVGALGALIAVVTVFLSARLDNIPWILAAIAVGSAVAAPVARRVKMTQMPQLVALFNGVGGGAAALVALLELAHSENPWVRVAIVFTLLVGAVSFAGSGVTFAKLQELMTTRPVMFPGLPVVMAVVLLAAVAAGVAVVLTGSLALAVLLLALGLAAGVLLVLPVGGADVPIVISLLNAFTGLAVAASGLVLGNVLLVVAGTLVGASGTILTRAMAAAMGRKVAGILFGAFRGGSTAGSTAVSERPVRSSSPEDVAVLLGYAQRVIIVPGYGLAVAQGQHTAAELALALEARGIEVDFAIHPVAGRMPGHMNVLLAEANVPYESLKEMGEINPEFKTTDVALVVGANDVVNPAAKTSSGSPIYGMPILEVAEARQVVFLKRSMRPGFAGIENDLLYQPQTSLLFGDAKDSLAQVLGAVKAL; this is encoded by the coding sequence ATGAGCCTCCTTGACCCCGTCTGGACCTCCCTGCTCTACCTCGCCGCGGCGGTCTGCTTCATCCTGGCCCTGCGCGGCCTCAGCTCCCCGCGGACGGCCCGGCGGGGAAACCTGGTGGGCGCACTCGGAGCGCTGATCGCCGTCGTCACGGTGTTCCTGTCCGCCCGGCTGGACAACATCCCCTGGATCCTGGCGGCAATCGCCGTGGGCAGCGCGGTGGCGGCGCCCGTGGCCCGGCGTGTGAAGATGACGCAGATGCCGCAGCTGGTGGCACTGTTCAACGGCGTGGGCGGCGGCGCGGCCGCCCTCGTGGCACTTCTGGAACTGGCCCATTCGGAGAATCCCTGGGTGCGGGTGGCCATCGTCTTCACGCTCCTGGTGGGTGCCGTGTCCTTCGCGGGTTCAGGCGTCACGTTCGCCAAGCTGCAGGAACTGATGACCACCCGTCCCGTGATGTTCCCCGGGCTCCCCGTGGTGATGGCCGTGGTGCTACTCGCCGCGGTGGCCGCCGGCGTGGCTGTGGTCCTCACTGGGTCGCTGGCCCTCGCGGTCCTGCTGCTGGCCCTGGGCCTTGCCGCCGGCGTCCTGCTGGTGCTGCCCGTGGGCGGCGCGGACGTGCCCATCGTTATCTCGCTGCTGAACGCCTTCACCGGCCTGGCCGTCGCGGCGTCCGGCCTGGTGCTGGGCAACGTGCTGCTGGTGGTGGCAGGCACCTTGGTGGGAGCCTCGGGCACCATCCTCACCCGTGCCATGGCTGCGGCCATGGGCCGGAAGGTGGCGGGCATCCTGTTCGGGGCGTTCCGGGGAGGTTCGACGGCGGGGTCCACCGCAGTGAGCGAGCGTCCGGTCCGTTCGTCCTCGCCGGAGGACGTGGCGGTTCTCCTGGGCTACGCGCAGCGGGTGATCATCGTCCCCGGCTACGGGCTGGCGGTGGCGCAGGGCCAGCACACTGCCGCCGAACTGGCCCTGGCCTTGGAAGCCCGCGGCATCGAAGTGGACTTCGCGATCCATCCGGTGGCCGGCCGCATGCCGGGCCACATGAACGTGCTCCTGGCCGAGGCCAACGTCCCATACGAGTCGCTGAAGGAGATGGGCGAGATCAACCCGGAGTTCAAGACGACGGACGTGGCCCTGGTGGTGGGCGCCAACGATGTGGTGAACCCGGCAGCCAAGACCTCGTCCGGCTCACCGATCTACGGGATGCCCATCCTGGAGGTGGCGGAGGCGCGGCAGGTGGTGTTCCTCAAGCGGTCCATGCGCCCCGGGTTTGCCGGCATCGAGAACGACCTGCTGTACCAGCCACAGACGTCACTGCTGTTCGGCGACGCCAAGGACTCCCTGGCCCAGGTGCTGGGTGCCGTGAAGGCACTGTAG
- a CDS encoding NAD(P) transhydrogenase subunit alpha, with protein MDGTALLTITVLAVFVGFEVVSKVSSTLHTPLMSGANAIHGIILVGAIIVAGQAADPWVLAVALLAVVLATANLVGGFVVTDRMLHMFHAKKDAARTITEPKAGGK; from the coding sequence ATGGACGGAACAGCCCTGCTGACCATCACGGTACTGGCGGTGTTCGTCGGCTTCGAAGTGGTGTCCAAGGTCTCCAGCACCCTGCACACTCCGCTGATGTCCGGCGCCAATGCCATCCACGGCATCATCCTGGTCGGTGCCATCATCGTGGCGGGCCAGGCGGCAGACCCGTGGGTCCTGGCGGTGGCGCTGCTCGCCGTCGTCCTTGCCACTGCCAACCTGGTGGGCGGGTTCGTGGTGACGGACCGGATGCTGCATATGTTCCACGCCAAGAAGGACGCTGCCCGGACCATCACGGAACCCAAGGCGGGCGGCAAATGA
- a CDS encoding Re/Si-specific NAD(P)(+) transhydrogenase subunit alpha, whose amino-acid sequence MKLGIPRERREGERRVSATPDTVRQLAGLGLEVLVETGAGDAAGHADQEYEKAGATIVPELDIAALHILAHVRPLDPHTAASLKRGTVTVGLASPSSELPAVQALADNGVTSFAMELVPRISRAQSMDALTSQALVAGYRCVLEAAIRLPRFFPLYMTAAGTVPPARVLVLGAGVAGLQAIGTAKRLGARVFANDIRPASADEVASMGGTFIRLDLETAEAAGGYARQLSSDAGTRQRQLLAPHVAQSDVLITTAAVPGRPAPLLVTREMVQGMRPGSVVIDLAAESGGNVEGSVPGQDIPIPTADGTGHITLVGLKDPASAMASDASRLYAKNVANLLALLVRADDAAGILNLDFDDEVVAGACLTHDGVVRHQPTAELLVARARTAAEPAAAAARQEGAL is encoded by the coding sequence GTGAAACTGGGCATACCGCGGGAACGCCGGGAGGGTGAGCGGCGCGTTTCCGCCACTCCGGACACCGTCCGGCAACTGGCAGGTTTGGGGCTGGAGGTCCTGGTGGAAACCGGGGCAGGGGACGCCGCGGGGCATGCTGATCAGGAATACGAAAAGGCCGGCGCCACCATCGTCCCGGAGCTGGACATTGCTGCCCTCCACATCCTCGCCCACGTCCGCCCCCTTGACCCGCACACTGCCGCGTCCCTGAAAAGGGGCACCGTCACCGTGGGGCTCGCGTCGCCGTCGTCCGAACTGCCGGCCGTGCAGGCGCTCGCGGACAACGGGGTGACCTCCTTTGCCATGGAACTGGTGCCCCGCATTTCCCGCGCCCAGTCCATGGACGCCCTGACTTCCCAGGCGCTGGTGGCCGGGTACCGCTGCGTGCTGGAGGCGGCCATCCGGCTGCCCCGCTTCTTTCCGCTGTACATGACCGCCGCCGGCACCGTCCCGCCCGCCCGGGTCCTGGTGCTCGGCGCCGGTGTGGCTGGACTTCAGGCCATCGGCACCGCCAAGCGCCTGGGTGCCCGGGTTTTCGCCAACGATATCCGCCCCGCCTCCGCGGACGAGGTCGCCTCCATGGGAGGCACCTTCATCCGCCTGGACCTCGAGACGGCGGAGGCGGCCGGCGGCTACGCCCGGCAGCTGAGCTCCGACGCCGGCACCCGGCAGCGGCAGTTGCTGGCGCCGCACGTGGCGCAATCGGACGTATTGATTACGACGGCGGCAGTCCCCGGGCGGCCGGCGCCCCTTTTGGTGACGCGCGAGATGGTGCAGGGCATGCGGCCGGGATCCGTCGTGATCGACCTCGCCGCGGAATCCGGCGGCAACGTGGAAGGGTCGGTGCCGGGCCAGGACATCCCGATCCCCACCGCCGACGGAACCGGGCACATCACCCTGGTAGGCCTCAAGGACCCGGCTTCGGCCATGGCCTCGGACGCCTCCCGCCTCTACGCCAAGAACGTGGCCAACCTGCTGGCCCTGCTGGTCCGCGCGGACGACGCCGCCGGCATCCTGAACCTGGATTTCGACGACGAAGTGGTGGCCGGCGCCTGCCTCACCCACGATGGCGTGGTGCGGCACCAGCCCACGGCGGAGCTGCTGGTGGCCCGGGCCCGTACAGCCGCAGAGCCTGCCGCGGCTGCGGCCCGGCAGGAAGGAGCGCTCTGA